The following coding sequences are from one Malaciobacter pacificus window:
- a CDS encoding valine--tRNA ligase, with the protein MSEKYEPSIVEDKFYKIWEDRGYFEVDGNKSIQEEGKNFSIMMPPPNVTGSLHIGHALTFTLQDIITRYKRMDGFKTLWQPGTDHAGIATQNVVEKQLLAEGTTKEEIGREKFLERAWLQKETSGGNIVHQMRKLGVTPAWKRERFTMDEGLKEAVKEAFVRLYNDGFITQNNYMVNWCTHDGALSDIEVEHEEVNGKFYHMNYHFADGSGHVTVATTRPETYFGDTAIMVHPDDERYTSIVGKEVVLPLTNRKIKVITDSHVDMDFGTGVVKVTPAHDQNDYEVGKRHDLEFITCFDDKGILNEYCGEFAGLERLEAREPIVKKLQEEGFIVKIEEHTHQVGHCYRCKNIVEPFISQQWFLSEKVAQSSIEKTKAHNNFHPQHWINSYTAWMDELRPWCISRQLWWGHRIPVFTCDSCNHQWADQADEPEKCPKCGEKHYTQDPDVLDTWFSSALWAMSPLGWGNNGKLPELYDFEQDMKDFYPNSLLITGFDIMFFWVARMMMMGDHFQGELPFKDIYMHALVRDEHGAKMSKSKGNVIDPLDMVNEHSADIIRFTLAYLAVQGRDIKLGAKNLEQFRNFTNKIYNASNFLTLNVDTFPDLKDLEIKTPLGKYMQSRLSSAVEEVRETLESFKFNEAASTLYRFVWTEFCDWGIEYSKASKDSIVELGAIFKETLKMVSPFMPFISDFLYHKLSGTSLEEGDASLMVCNFPKDVKKDEEIESMFAIIEEAITAIRRAKVVIDMGNSKIAKAYVKLDKSIDTAVAKPFIEKLAKVEDIEFVEAKVENSITDVSDNLEVYLPTGEIDMTPIISKLTKQKEKLEKEINKLNGMLSNEKFVANAPANVIEENRAGLAQAVEKMAKVENELKALGA; encoded by the coding sequence ATGAGCGAAAAATACGAACCATCAATTGTAGAAGATAAATTTTATAAAATATGGGAAGATAGAGGTTACTTTGAGGTAGATGGAAACAAATCTATCCAAGAAGAGGGTAAAAACTTCTCTATTATGATGCCACCGCCAAATGTAACTGGAAGTTTACATATTGGGCATGCTTTAACATTCACATTACAAGATATTATTACTAGATATAAAAGAATGGATGGGTTTAAAACTCTTTGGCAACCAGGAACTGACCATGCTGGTATTGCAACTCAAAACGTTGTTGAAAAACAATTATTAGCTGAAGGTACAACTAAAGAAGAGATTGGAAGAGAGAAGTTTTTAGAGCGAGCTTGGCTTCAAAAAGAAACTTCAGGTGGTAATATTGTTCACCAAATGAGAAAGTTAGGTGTAACACCTGCTTGGAAGCGTGAGCGATTTACAATGGATGAAGGTCTTAAAGAGGCTGTAAAAGAAGCCTTTGTAAGACTATATAATGATGGATTCATCACTCAAAATAACTACATGGTAAACTGGTGTACTCATGATGGTGCATTATCTGATATTGAAGTTGAACATGAAGAAGTAAATGGTAAGTTCTATCATATGAATTATCATTTTGCAGATGGCTCTGGACATGTTACAGTTGCAACAACTAGACCTGAAACTTATTTTGGGGATACAGCTATTATGGTTCACCCTGATGATGAAAGGTATACTTCAATTGTAGGTAAAGAAGTAGTTTTACCATTAACTAATAGAAAAATTAAAGTTATTACTGATTCTCACGTTGATATGGATTTTGGAACTGGTGTTGTTAAAGTTACTCCAGCTCATGACCAAAATGACTACGAAGTTGGGAAAAGACACGATTTAGAGTTTATTACTTGTTTTGATGACAAAGGTATTTTAAATGAGTATTGTGGAGAATTCGCAGGGTTAGAGAGACTAGAAGCTAGAGAACCAATAGTTAAAAAACTTCAAGAAGAAGGATTTATAGTAAAAATTGAAGAGCATACTCATCAAGTAGGTCATTGTTATAGATGTAAAAATATTGTTGAACCATTTATTTCTCAACAATGGTTTTTATCTGAAAAAGTTGCTCAAAGTTCAATTGAAAAAACAAAAGCACACAATAACTTCCACCCTCAACACTGGATTAATTCATATACAGCATGGATGGATGAGTTAAGACCTTGGTGTATCTCAAGACAGTTATGGTGGGGACATAGAATTCCTGTGTTTACTTGTGACTCTTGTAATCATCAATGGGCAGACCAAGCAGATGAACCAGAGAAGTGTCCAAAATGTGGTGAAAAACACTATACTCAAGACCCAGATGTACTTGATACTTGGTTTAGTTCAGCTCTTTGGGCTATGTCACCATTAGGTTGGGGAAATAATGGAAAATTACCTGAGTTATATGATTTTGAACAAGATATGAAAGACTTCTATCCAAACTCATTACTTATCACTGGATTTGATATTATGTTCTTCTGGGTAGCTAGAATGATGATGATGGGTGATCACTTCCAAGGCGAATTACCATTTAAAGATATTTATATGCATGCACTAGTTAGAGATGAACATGGGGCAAAAATGTCTAAATCAAAAGGAAATGTAATTGACCCTCTTGATATGGTAAATGAGCACTCTGCTGATATTATTAGATTTACATTAGCATATCTTGCAGTTCAAGGTAGAGATATTAAACTAGGGGCTAAAAACTTAGAGCAATTTAGAAACTTTACAAATAAAATCTACAATGCTTCTAATTTCTTAACATTAAATGTTGATACATTCCCTGATTTAAAAGATTTAGAGATTAAAACACCACTTGGAAAGTATATGCAATCAAGACTTTCAAGTGCAGTTGAAGAGGTAAGAGAAACTTTAGAGAGCTTTAAATTCAATGAAGCTGCTTCAACTTTATACAGATTTGTTTGGACAGAGTTTTGTGATTGGGGTATTGAGTACTCAAAAGCTAGTAAAGACTCTATTGTAGAACTTGGTGCAATTTTTAAAGAGACTTTAAAAATGGTATCTCCATTTATGCCATTTATTTCTGATTTCTTATATCATAAGTTATCTGGAACTTCATTAGAAGAGGGTGATGCTTCTTTAATGGTTTGTAACTTCCCTAAAGATGTTAAAAAAGATGAAGAAATAGAATCTATGTTTGCTATTATTGAAGAAGCAATTACTGCAATTAGAAGAGCAAAAGTTGTTATTGATATGGGTAATAGCAAAATTGCAAAAGCTTATGTAAAATTAGATAAATCAATTGATACAGCAGTTGCAAAACCATTTATTGAAAAACTTGCAAAAGTTGAAGATATTGAGTTTGTAGAAGCTAAAGTTGAAAATAGTATCACTGATGTATCTGATAACTTAGAGGTTTATTTACCAACTGGTGAAATTGATATGACGCCAATTATTTCTAAACTTACAAAACAAAAAGAGAAGTTAGAAAAAGAGATTAACAAACTAAACGGTATGTTATCAAATGAAAAATTCGTAGCAAATGCACCTGCAAATGTTATTGAAGAAAATAGGGCTGGATTAGCACAAGCAGTAGAAAAAATGGCTAAGGTAGAGAACGAACTTAAAGCTTTAGGAGCTTAA
- a CDS encoding rhodanese-like domain-containing protein, with protein MMKNILTGLALSSTLLLAFDIQKEGVEVSYTNSDDEQKSILVKRVKPSECLSVKFAPEVVYGGQNQAAKSVNENCKRSFVTYMGKISKMKFSEKVETVGEVEVMEFLEKASENKNMLLIDSRTEDWFYHETIPGAINVPYRYLKKSQFPEEFEESIAKLGVKVINGKYDFSEAKELLMFCNGAWCGQSPESMKYLVEIGYPEEKMKWYRGGIQAWLSLGLPVVKP; from the coding sequence ATGATGAAAAATATTTTAACAGGATTAGCACTTAGTTCTACTTTACTATTGGCATTTGATATCCAAAAAGAGGGAGTTGAAGTTTCATACACAAACTCTGATGATGAACAAAAAAGTATACTAGTAAAAAGAGTAAAACCAAGTGAGTGTTTAAGTGTGAAATTTGCCCCTGAAGTTGTTTATGGAGGGCAAAATCAAGCAGCAAAAAGTGTAAATGAAAACTGTAAAAGATCATTTGTTACATATATGGGAAAAATCTCAAAAATGAAATTCTCTGAAAAAGTAGAAACTGTTGGAGAAGTTGAAGTAATGGAGTTTTTAGAAAAAGCAAGTGAAAATAAAAATATGCTTTTAATAGACTCTAGAACTGAAGATTGGTTCTACCACGAAACGATTCCAGGAGCTATAAATGTTCCATATAGATATCTAAAAAAATCTCAATTCCCTGAAGAGTTTGAAGAATCGATTGCAAAACTTGGGGTAAAAGTAATAAATGGTAAATATGATTTTAGTGAAGCAAAAGAACTTTTAATGTTCTGTAATGGAGCATGGTGTGGTCAATCACCTGAATCTATGAAATATTTAGTAGAAATTGGTTATCCAGAAGAAAAAATGAAATGGTATAGAGGTGGAATTCAAGCTTGGCTAAGCTTAGGTTTACCTGTGGTTAAACCATAA